Below is a window of Allomuricauda ruestringensis DSM 13258 DNA.
CAAGAACTCAAATACTTCTTTATCGCTTTTGGCTACTTTCTTTTTTGAGGCTTCAATGTGCATGGTAAAATATTATTTCCATTCTTGTGGATTGGATCTCCACTCCAATAGGGTTTGTAGTTGTGTTTCTTGGATGTAGTTGGTATCCGAAGCTTGCTCGATCAGGTTTTCGTAATCGGACAAGGTATGGAGTTCCACGCCTTCTTTTTTAAAATTCTCAACGGATACAGGGAAACCATAGGTAAAAATGGCGATCATTCCCTTGATGTCGGCTTGTTGTTCCTTCAAAGCCTGTACGGCATTAAGGCTGCTGTTTCCAGTACTGATCAAATCTTCGATGACCACAACGCTCTGGCCGGGTTCAAAATATCCTTCAATCTGGTTTTGCCTACCGTGTTCTTTGGGTTTTGGCCTTACATAAACAAAGGGAAGTCCCAAAGCTTCTGCGACCAAAATGCCAATTCCGATGGCTCCTGTG
It encodes the following:
- the pyrE gene encoding orotate phosphoribosyltransferase; translation: MVLDKQIAKKTAELLLQINAIKLEPENPFTWASGWKSPIYCDNRIMLSYPEVRSFVREEIAKQVEELYGKPDVIAGVATGAIGIGILVAEALGLPFVYVRPKPKEHGRQNQIEGYFEPGQSVVVIEDLISTGNSSLNAVQALKEQQADIKGMIAIFTYGFPVSVENFKKEGVELHTLSDYENLIEQASDTNYIQETQLQTLLEWRSNPQEWK